GATGCAGCCGAGACGGTTGGAAAGTTGATTGCGGAAAAAGCAATTGCTTCAGGAATAAAATCAGTTGTATTTGATCGTGGCGGATATCTCTATCATGGGCGTGTAAAAGCGCTTGCTGAGGCTGCACGCTCAAGTGGATTAAAGTTTTAAGGAATTAAAAAATGGCTCGTAACGCTGCTGAAAGAGATGTTGAATACATAGAAAAGCTTGTGAGTATTAAACGCGTCGCTAAGGTTGTAAAAGGTGGTCGTCGTTTTGGATTCTCAGCTCTCGTAGTTGTAGGTGATGGAAAAGGTCGTGTTGGTTTTGGAACAGGTAAAGCTCGTGAAGTTCCAGAAGCAGTTAAAAAAGCTACCGAATCTGCTAAAAAATCTATGATTCGTATCCCCCTTCGTGAAGGGCGTACACTTCATCATGATGTCACTTCTATTTTTGGTGCAGGCCATGTACATATG
The sequence above is drawn from the Candidatus Nucleicultrix amoebiphila FS5 genome and encodes:
- the rpsE gene encoding 30S ribosomal protein S5, with amino-acid sequence MARNAAERDVEYIEKLVSIKRVAKVVKGGRRFGFSALVVVGDGKGRVGFGTGKAREVPEAVKKATESAKKSMIRIPLREGRTLHHDVTSIFGAGHVHMRAAPVGTGIIAGGPMRAVFEALGIQDVVSKSLGTSSPHNMVRATITGLQRIHSPRQIAAKRGKRVGEIVGRRDRDAALGDQGDE